In Haliscomenobacter hydrossis DSM 1100, the DNA window AGACAAGCCCAGGCGTGTACAGGAGGATTGACATCTCCAAAAGACCACTCGTAGGCGGGGAGTTGCCCGTTGGGATGCATGTACCACTCGCGCAAAAACAAGATGAGTTGTTGTTTGGCAAAATCGGCATCGACCATCGCCAGGGGTACACAATGAAAGGCCAGATCCCAGGCCGCGTACCAGGGGTATTCCCATTTGTCGGGCATCGAAATAATATCCTCGTTGTTGAGGGTTTTCCAATGGTGATTGCGGCCATGTTTGCGACTGCTGGGTGGTGGAGGTGTTCCGGGGTCACCGTATAACCAACGTGGAATGTCGATATTGTAATACTGTTTGCTCCAGAGCATCCCGGCAAAAGCCTGGCGTTGGATGTTGGCCAAATCCACATTGTCCCCTTTTTTGAACTGGCCATAAAAAGTATCTGCTTCAGCAATCCTATTTTGGAAAGTTGTCACATAGGATGCGCCAAGTGGGTCTTCCAGTCCCACTTTTCTGGTCAGCCGCAACTTGATTTCTACTTTTTCACCTGGGATGAGGTCAAAACGGTAATGTGGCGCAAATTTGGTGCCGGAAGTATTGCCCTCCAAAAAATTATCGTCCTGAATCAGGGCTCGATGAAAAGCATCCTTGACAAATGGACTAGTATTTGGTGTACCGAAAATTCGCTCGGAATTGGTTTCATTTTCGGTAAATAGCAATTGCTGAGGTGGGTCAAAATACAGGTAATAATCGCCTAATTTGGGGTGATGAGCGCGCACTACTTCCGCTGCATGCTCCACCCGGATAATGGGTTTTTCCGCCAACAGCCCAAAAGACCATAAATTGCGAAACCACAAGGTTGGAAGCAGGGAAAGCTGGCCTTCCTTATGGCCACGTACATGGGCGGTAATGCGCACACAGATGTCATCTACGTCCGCTTTTGCATATTCGGTGTAGACATCGTAGTAACACCCTTCGTCAAATGCCGCAGAATCGTGCAACTCAAATTCTGTTTCATCCTTGGAACGTTGACGGTTGACCTGCACCAAATCCTGGTAAGGGAAAGGTTCAAGCGTGTATTTGTATAGGTGTTTCATGTAGGAGTGCGTCGGCGTACTATCGAGGTAGTAGTACAACTCTTTGACGTCCTCGCCATGGTTGCCTTCCGGGCCGCTGAGGCCAAAAAGCCTTTCTTTCAAAATCGGATCTTTGCCGTTCCACATTGCGATGCCGAAGCAGAGATTGCACAGGTCGTCGGAAATGCCCGCTATTCCGTCTTCACCCCAGCGGTAGACCCGGGATCGGGCGTGGTCATGAGGAAAATACTCCCAAACCTTGCCCAGCTCACTGTAATCTTCCCGTACCGTTCCCCATTGGCGTTCACTCAAATAAGGGCCCCATTTTAGCCATTTTTTGCTGCCACTGTATTGCTCTTGAAGTCTTATTTTTTCGTGGTTTGGATTAGATGCTGCCATTTGAATAAAATTCGTGGTCAATGATCTGATTGAATGTTTCTCTATTGTTGTACGTTTTAACCTTGAAAAAGATCACCTATTGTTTTAAAATCCAGAATAAAGGGTCTGATCCATTGCCAAAATTTCCAATTCGTCCGCATAGAAACATTTAGCAGGCTTTCTGCCCATTCGACTAAACCACAAGAGGTAACTCACCCGTTCTACTGCAAAATTCAATCAAATGAAAACATTATTGCCATCCATTTTGGTACTAGGACTAGTATTCAACAGCCTTGCTCTGCTGGCTCAAAACAACTACAATGTCAACGTAGACAAAAAGAACCTGGCCGTTCAGGGTTATGACCTTGTCGCCTATTTCGAAGACCATAAACCCGTCAAAGGTTCGGAGGAATTCACGTTCAAATACGAAACCGCCACCTACCACTTTGCTTCCAAAGCCCACTTGAACACCTTCAAAAAGAATCCTGAAAAATACCTGCCCGAATATGGCGGGTTTTGTGCCTACGGGGTATCCAGAGGTTACGCGGTGGGTGTTGACCCAGATGCGTGGTCGATTGTAGATGGAAAATTGTACCTCAACTACAGCCTGAAAGTGCAAAAAACCTGGAGCGAAGATAAACCTGGCTACATCAAAAAAGCGGACCAAAACTGGCCGACGGTAGGCAAGAATTAGCGCTAGAAATGCAAAAAATAAAGCGATCTTTGTGCTTGCTTTAAATTTAAGTTCTTATGCGTCAATTCTTTCGAAAACTGGCCATCGCCCTGGTGCGTTTGAAAATCAACACCATTGCCTTGATCTCCATAAAATGGGCAGGCCGCATGGCCCTGGACATCTTTCGCACGCCCCGCAAAGGTCGGCTGCGTGAGCAAGACCGCACTTTTTTGCAGGGTGCCCAATGGGAAACGATCCATGCGGAAGGGCTGGACATTCAAACCTACCTGTGGGAAGGTACAGGACCAACCATTCTACTGGCCCACGGCTGGGAGAGCAATTCGGGACGTTGGCGAACCTTCATCAATGTTTTTCGAAAAAAGAACTACCGCATTGTGGCCCTGGATGCCCCCGGACATGGTGCTACCAGCAGCAATCGTTTTGATGCCCATTGGTATGCCCTGGCGCTCAAGGCCGTAGCCGAACATTTCCAACCCGCCTTCATCGTCGGGCATTCGGCGGGAGGGATGGCACTTATGTATTACCTTTCCGAATTCAAACCTGCCTTTGTGCGTGGCGGAGTAGTGATAGCCGCGCCTTGCAGTTTGCGCCGGGTACTGAACAATTTTAATGCCGTTTTGCACCTGAGTGAACGCGCCATGCAGGGCATGGAAATAGCCATTAACGACCAGTTTGGCGTTCCCGTCGATTCGTTCAACCTTTATGATTATGCCGAAAGAAACAAAACCCCCGGCTTGATGATGTACGACGCCTGCGATGAAGTCGCTTCGTTTGCCGAAGGGCAGAAGCTGGCAGCAATTTGGAAAAAAAGTCGATTTGAAGGATACAATGGCTTGGGCCATAGCATGAACAATAAAGCGGTTGCAGAGGAGATGGGGGTGTTTTTTGAGGGAGTGGGGTGAATTCTTTTTGAAAAAATGCCGCCGAAGGCAGCTGTATAGTTACCATTGTTTCTTACATTTGCGCTCTTTACTCTAGGGGACGGAAACGAGACAAATATGAAGGTTTTACAACCAGACAGCTTGTTTAGGGTTATTTTTTGCAGTATTTTAGGTATTGTAGCAACGTTTTACTCAATCGGTGGAGGCTACTCCTTCCCAGAATCAGCTGGAGTTGTACATTTCGAACGTTCTCATTCTCCCCTTTCCTACCATTCTAATCACACTCATTTTCCATTCACCTTTCACTTCACCCTGATCACAGCGTGCGCAGAAGAAGAAGTGGATGAAGATACTCAAGAAGACGAAATTCAAGGTGCTCCTGTACATGCAGCTTTCTTTGTTCTTGTTTCGCATCGTACCCTTTCCAAAAAAATGATCCTGCCTCGACTGAGGCAAGCGGTGTTAAACCGTAAAGGTGTATTCCTTTTTATTCTGTACCATTCCTGGAAAAGCTTTCTGTGCTAATTTTCTGATTACCTGCCCGTGCTTTAACTGTCTTGTGCCGCTGTTCTAGCGGGCACTACATTGATTATTCCTAAACAATTCAACACAGAATGAAAAAGTTTTCACTTTTCTTCCTTCTGGCAGTACTGTCTTTGGTGACGAGCTGTCAAAAGAAAGAACATAAAATCGAAGAAGAAGCAACTTTTTTGGTTACCACCCCCTTACGCCTGGATACCCTGGTTTTGAAAGACTACGTAGGCCAGGTGCGGGCTTTTCAACACATCGAAATAAGGGCCCTCGAAAAAGGCTACCTCCAAAACATCTACGTAGATGAAGGGCAATTTGTACCAAAGGGGAAGTTGATGTTCCGGATTATGCCCGTCATCTATCAGGCAGAAATGCAAAAGGCCCAGGCCGAGGTGAATTTTGTGCAGCTCGAATACCAAAATACCAAAAGTCTGGCCGACAGCAACATTGTTTCCAAAAACGAACTCGCGCTGGCCAAGGCGAAGGTGGACATGGCCAAAGCCGAGCTGGCTTTATCCAAGGCTCATCTGGATTTCACAGAAGTGCGTGCTCCTTTCGATGGCATCATGGATCGCTTTCAGGTACGCCTCGGAAGTTTGTTGGACGAAGGGGAGTTCTTGACCACCCTTTCCGACAATAGCAAGATGTGGGTGTATTTCAATGTACCCGAAGCGGAATATCTGGATTATGCCACCAGAGCCAAGTCCAATAATCCCCTGGACGTAAAACTGCGTATGGCCAACAATGAACTGTTTGACCAGGGCGGAAAGGTGGAAACGATCGAGGCCGATTTTGACAATGAAACCGGCAACATTGCCTTCAGAGCAACCTTCCCCAACCCCAAAAGGATTTTGCGCCATGGTGAAACCGGAAACATCCTCATGCCAGTGTCGCTGAAAAATGCCCTCCTGATTCCGCAGAAAGCCACCTTTGAAATCCTCGATAAGAAGTTTGTTTATGTGGTAGATAAAAACAGCAGGGTCGAGTCCAGGCAAATAACCGTAGGCACAGAACTGCCGCATTTGTATGTAGTAACCAGTGGATTGAAGGAAGGAGAAAAAGTACTCATTGAAGGCTTGCGCAAGGTTCGGAACAAGCAAAAGATCAAGCACAAAGTTGAGCCTCCGCGTAAGGTTTTAGCTGAATTGAATCAATTGTTTGCTGAGTAAGCAACCTAAATCCTGAGTATGACGCAAAAAATTACTTCCCGATTTTTTTTGAGGCTTTTGAATAGGAAGCTCACTTAAAATGAAGCGTTCGACTTCCTATTCAAAACCCAAATCGGGAAGTTAATTTTTCTGCGTTACTAAATCACTGAAGATGTTTAGCAAATTCATACAAAGGCCGGTTCTGGCCATTGCCATTTCTTTGGCCATTATTTTCCTGGGGATATTGGCCAGCATGACCATGCCGATCTCACAATTCCCCCAAATTGCACCACCTCGGGTAAATATTTTCATTGCCTACCCTGGTGCAAGTGCCGACATCCTGGTTCAATCCACCCTGATTCCACTGGAGCGAGCCATCAATGGGGTGCAAGGCATGCAGTACATCATTTCGGATGCCACCAGTGCGGGTGAGGCCACCATCCAAATTGTATTTGAACCCGACACGGATCCAAATGCAGCGGTAGTGAACGTCAAAACCAGGGTGGATCAGGTCATGAACAACCTACCGCCACTGGTGCAACGCGAAGGGGTCATCATCACCCCCATTCAGCCCAGTATGCTCATGTACGTCAACCTCTACAGCACAGATAAACACGCCGACGAGAAGTTTTTGTACAACTACGCCAACGTTAAAATTCTGCCAGAACTCCAGCGCATCAGCGGAATGGGACGTGCCCAGATCTTGGGGAGTCGCCAGTACGCCATGCGCATTTGGTTGAAGCCCGACCGCATGCGGGCCTACAATGTATCTACGGAGGAAGTCATGGAGGCGGTCAGTGAACAAAGTGTGATTGGTAGACCGGGGCGGATTGGCCAAAGTTCTGGAAAAAAGGCCCAGTCACTCGAATTTGTACTGACCTATAAAGGCCGATTCAGTAAACCCGAAGAATACGAAGACATCATCGTCCGCGCCAATCCTGATGGGGAAGTACTGAAATTACATGATATCGCTGAAGTAGAGTTGGGCAGTGAGTTTTTTGATATTTATTGCAACAAAGACGGGTACCCCTCTGCGTCCATCGTGCTCAAGCAAAACTTTGGTAGCAATGCCAGCAAAGTGATCGAAGCGACCAAAGTAAAACTAAAGGAAATGGAGGCCGACTTCCCGCCTGGCATGGCTTATGAAATCAATTACGACGTTTCCAAATTTGTGGGGGCGTCGATTGAAAAAGTAATGCACACCCTGATAGAAGCCTTCATCCTGGTAGCCCTGGTGGTATTCCTTTTCCTGGGGGATTGGCGCTCTACACTTATCCCGACCCTGGCTGTTCCGGTATCGCTGATTGGCGCATTTTTATTCATGCAGCTTTTTGGATTAACCATCAATTTGATTACGCTGTTTGCCCTGGTTTTGGCCATCGGGATTGTGGTGGACAATGCAATTGTGGTCGTGGAAGCGGTGCACGTCAAAATGGAAACCAAACACCTGTCGCCGTTCAAAGCCGTGAAAGAAGTACTGCACGAAATTAGCGGTGCCATCATCGCGATTACCCTGATTATGACCGCAGTATTTGTGCCCGTTGCATTTATGACGGGGCCGGTGGGTATTTTTTACCGCCAGTTTTCCATTACCATGGCCAGTGCCATTGTGTTGTCGGGGGTGGTCGCCCTTACGCTTACGCCCATTTTGAGCGCCATGATCCTGAAGAATCATTATGGTAAAACGCGCAAGAAAACGCCCATTGACGCATTCCTCAATTGGTTCAACCGCCGCTTTGATAAATTAACGGATCGGTACGAGCGTTTGCTCAAGCTGATTGTTCATCGAAGACTGGTCACCTTTCTCATCCTGGTTGCCTTCGGTTTGGGTATTTTTTGGGTCAATAAAAGCCTGCCCTCCGGGTTTATCCCCAACGAAGACCAGGGCATGATCTATGCCATCATTCAAACTCCGCCGGGTAGCACCCTGGAAAGAACCAACCAAGTTTCGCGGGAACTCCAAAAGATTGCCGAAGAAGTGGAAGGCATTCAATCCGTTTCTTCTCTGGCTGGTTATGAAATCTTGACCGAAGGTCGAGGCTCCAACGCGGGCACTTGTATCATCAACCTGAAGGATTGGTCCGAAAGAAAAAATTCGGTACATGACGTCATGGAGGAACTGGAGGAAAAAACCAAAAACTTAGGCGCAGTGGTAGAATTCTTTGAACCACCCGCAGTTCCAGGTTATGGCTCTTCCGATGGTTTTTCCTTGCGCTTGTTAAACAAAAACAGCACCGTTGATTACCAGGACTTCGACAAGATCAACAACGACTTTATGGATGCCCTGCGCCAGCGTAAAGAGTTGACGGGTTTGTTCACTTTTTTTGCCGCCAATTACCCCCAATATGAGCTGGTCATTGACAATAAATTGGCCATGCAAAAAGGGGTATCCATCGGAAAAGCCATGGATAACCTCGACATCCTCATCGGCAGTACCTATGAACAAGGCTTCGTCCGCTTTGGCAACTTCTTCAAGGTGTATACCCAGGCTGCACCCGAATACAGACAATTGCCTTCGGATGTATTGAATCTTTTCATCAAAAATGACCGGGATGAAATGGTGCCCTACTCTTCTTTTATGAGTTTGCGCAAAACCCAGGGACCCAATGAAATTACCCGCTTTAACCTCTATACTTCTTCTTCTATCCGGGGGGTTCCCGCAGCAGGTTTTACCAGTGGTGATGCCATTACGACCATTCAGGAAGTGGCCAAAGAAACCCTTCCCCAAGGTTATGACATTGCCTGGGAAGGTCTTTCTTACGATGAAGCCAAACGGGGCAACGAAGCACTCTACATTTTTATCATCGTGGTGGTTTTCGTTTACCTGGTGTTGGCGGCGCAGTATGAGAGTTTTATCATTCCACTTGCGGTTATTTTTTCACTGCCTGTGGGCATTTTTGGCTCCTTCGTGCTGCTCAAAGTCATGGGCTTGTCCAATGACATTTATGCTCAAATTGGCATCATCATGCTCATGGGTTTGTTGGGAAAAAATGCGGTGTTGATTGTGGAGTTTGCGGTTCAAAAACACCTCCAAGGTTTGTCCGTACTGGAAGCTGCCATTGAAGGTTCCAAAGCCCGTTTTCGGCCCATCTTAATGACCTCCTTCGCCTTTATTGCCGGCCTGATTCCTTTGGTCAGGGCTACTGGGCCGGGAGCCATTGGCAACCGTACCATTGGCGCGTCTGCATTGGGAGGTATGCTCATCGGTACCATTTTTGGGGTCATCATCGTGCCTGGCTTGTACTACATTTTTGGCAAAATGGCCGAAGGCAGAAAGCTCATTAAAGACGAGGATGAAAACCCACTGAGTGAAGACCTGGTGGAACACTGGGACGAAACTTCGACAATCAAAGAATTCATTAAGAAAATCCGTACTAAAGATGAAAAGTCAGATGAGGAGTAATAAATGGATCACCTTTGCACTCCTGCTGACCAGCTTATGGGGATGCAAAGTACCAGATGCAGGTGTACTAAAAACGGAAAACAAAGCTACTCCTGCACGTTTTAACCATGCCGTGGATAGCCTGGCGGCAAACCACCCCAATTGGCGACAATATTTTTCTGATCCCAATTTGATCGCGCTGATTGATACAGCGCTGGTCAAAAACCAGGAACTGAACATCGTCAAAAAGGAAATTGACATCAGGAACAACGAGGTACTGGCCAGAGCGGGGGAATACCGCCCTTTTGTCAATGTTGGTGCAGGTTTGGGCGCGGAGAAAGTTGCCCGTTATACGCGTGATGGAGCGGTGGAAAAAAACCTGGAAATCAAACCCGGCAAGGAGTTTCCAGAGCCATTGACCGACCTGATGGGGGGTGTTTATGCCTCTTGGGAACTGGACGTTTGGCACAAACTCCGCAATGCCAAAAAAGCCGCAGTCAGTCGTTATTTCGCCTCGATTGAAGGAAAAAATTTCCTGGTTACCAACCTGATTGCCGAGCTTGCCAATTCCTATTACGAGTTGATGGCCCTGGATAACCTGCTAGACATCATCAATACCAACATTGGCCTCCAGCAGAACATCCTCGGCATCATCAAGCAGGAAAAAGAAGCGGCCAAGGTTACCCAGTTGGCGGTCAATCGCTTTGAAGCACAGGTATTGAACACCCAAAATCGGCAATACGAGATTCGACAACGGATTGTGGAAATCGAAAACCGGATCAATTTTTTAATTGGCCGTTTCCCTCAACCAGTTATCCGAAGCTCTACCGCTTATAACTCAGCACCAGTGGATTCGGTGCTGGCCGGGCTGCCTTCCCAGTTGTTGGCAAACCGACCGGACATCCGGCAGGCTGAGTTGGAATTGGAAGCGGCTAAAATTGACATCAGTGTAGCCAAAGCCAATTTTTATCCTTCATTTGGGATCAAGGCAGGCCTGGGCCTTCAGGCATTTAATCCGGTTTATTTGATCAATCCAGAATCCATTCTGGTAAATTTGGCTGGCGACATGATGGCCCCTTTGGTCAACAAAAATGCCATCAAAGCGACCTACTTCAATGCCAATGCCCAACAAATTCAGGCCGTGTACAATTATGAACGCTCTATTCTGAATGGCTACATTGAGGTGGTGAATCAGCTTTCGGGCATGCGTAATTTTTCGGATAGCTACAGCACCAAAGCCAGAGAAGTAGCCATCCTTACGCAGTCCATTACGATTTCAAATAGCCTTTTTAGATCAGCGCGAGCAGATTATATGGAAGTGTTGCTCACGCAGCGCGAAGCGCTGGAGTCTAAGATGGAATTGATTGAAATCAGGATGAAGCAATTGAGTGCCAGGGTGAATGTGTATCGGGCATTGGGGGGAGGCTGGAATTAAGCGCTTGTCTAAGCTTAAGTACTGGGACAGTAGGGGTTGATGCTGTCCCAGTCTTTTTGTTAGCAATGTCATGCCTACTTAACAGCGGCGTTGCCCGCTAACGCATTTTCAACTTGCCCAACAACCCCGTATCCTCAATCCATTCCGCCAGCAGGCGCTCAAAACTCGCTTGGGTTTTGATGATGCGCAGGGTAAAGGGTCGGCCTTTTGCGATGGTTTCGGTACGTAAATCCGCGCCAGAATACTTTATGGTGGATTCCATGTCCTTCCTCAATGACTCGTTCGCCACGTAGTGGTAATCACTTTGAGTGGGCGAAGAGAGAAAAGGGACCAGGATTTCAGTCCAATTTTTGGAGTTATCGGCATTTTGAGGAATGATCCGGGTAAAATCGGCGGGAGGCATAGGTTTTTCGGCTGTCCGTTTTTCCAAATCGGCCATACAAATTTCGCGGAGTTGCTTCGAGAGCTCACTTTCGGTGTAATCCCTTTTAAGCAATGCGCTGGCCAGTATATCATTAGCGTACTTGCGGGGCATTGGTTCAATCAGTAGCCCCAAAACATCTTTTGTCCAGCTTTTTTCCAATTTGCCATAAGCCCCAAAATGCAGCAGACTTGATACTATTGATAAAATGTTTTCTTTGCGCTCCTCAAATAAGCTGTAGCGATCTTCTTCTATTTTTGATAGTGGAATGTGCTGCAAACGTTCTGGCAATTTGGCCAATTCTTGCTGAACAAATTTGTCAAAATCGGCTTTTTTTTCTGCTTCAAAGGCGGATAAAACCTTTAAAGCCTGCATCATTTTTTTCACTTTGCCCGCTTTGCCCACCTCCTCAAAAACACCCGTTAAAGCTTTCGGTGAAAAATGTCGAGCCAGGGCTAGCCATGCTGTGACATCAATTTTGGAGAAGCCGTGTACCAGCAGCGCTTGGGCCGTTTCCAGATGGGTAGGGTCTTTCAACAGCACTAAGGCATGAGCAAAGGGGCTAAAATCAGCGGCCTTTATTTTATGGCCTGCATTGATGGTTTCAGAAAGCTGCGTGAGCAATTGTTCAATGCTCTTTTTGGGCCGAATGCTGGTATTTTTTATGTTTCGAGTATAATACGCCAGCCAATCGAGGATTACCTGTCCCGTAGCTTCTGATAATATATCGAAATGTGCGGCTTGAGGCCAGATGACCACTGCCCCATAATGGTACCAATACTCCATACTCATCCCTGCATTACCAGTGAAACCTTCGGCTGCTTTTTCAAT includes these proteins:
- a CDS encoding alpha/beta hydrolase; its protein translation is MRQFFRKLAIALVRLKINTIALISIKWAGRMALDIFRTPRKGRLREQDRTFLQGAQWETIHAEGLDIQTYLWEGTGPTILLAHGWESNSGRWRTFINVFRKKNYRIVALDAPGHGATSSNRFDAHWYALALKAVAEHFQPAFIVGHSAGGMALMYYLSEFKPAFVRGGVVIAAPCSLRRVLNNFNAVLHLSERAMQGMEIAINDQFGVPVDSFNLYDYAERNKTPGLMMYDACDEVASFAEGQKLAAIWKKSRFEGYNGLGHSMNNKAVAEEMGVFFEGVG
- a CDS encoding TolC family protein, which encodes MRSNKWITFALLLTSLWGCKVPDAGVLKTENKATPARFNHAVDSLAANHPNWRQYFSDPNLIALIDTALVKNQELNIVKKEIDIRNNEVLARAGEYRPFVNVGAGLGAEKVARYTRDGAVEKNLEIKPGKEFPEPLTDLMGGVYASWELDVWHKLRNAKKAAVSRYFASIEGKNFLVTNLIAELANSYYELMALDNLLDIINTNIGLQQNILGIIKQEKEAAKVTQLAVNRFEAQVLNTQNRQYEIRQRIVEIENRINFLIGRFPQPVIRSSTAYNSAPVDSVLAGLPSQLLANRPDIRQAELELEAAKIDISVAKANFYPSFGIKAGLGLQAFNPVYLINPESILVNLAGDMMAPLVNKNAIKATYFNANAQQIQAVYNYERSILNGYIEVVNQLSGMRNFSDSYSTKAREVAILTQSITISNSLFRSARADYMEVLLTQREALESKMELIEIRMKQLSARVNVYRALGGGWN
- a CDS encoding MGH1-like glycoside hydrolase domain-containing protein, with product MAASNPNHEKIRLQEQYSGSKKWLKWGPYLSERQWGTVREDYSELGKVWEYFPHDHARSRVYRWGEDGIAGISDDLCNLCFGIAMWNGKDPILKERLFGLSGPEGNHGEDVKELYYYLDSTPTHSYMKHLYKYTLEPFPYQDLVQVNRQRSKDETEFELHDSAAFDEGCYYDVYTEYAKADVDDICVRITAHVRGHKEGQLSLLPTLWFRNLWSFGLLAEKPIIRVEHAAEVVRAHHPKLGDYYLYFDPPQQLLFTENETNSERIFGTPNTSPFVKDAFHRALIQDDNFLEGNTSGTKFAPHYRFDLIPGEKVEIKLRLTRKVGLEDPLGASYVTTFQNRIAEADTFYGQFKKGDNVDLANIQRQAFAGMLWSKQYYNIDIPRWLYGDPGTPPPPSSRKHGRNHHWKTLNNEDIISMPDKWEYPWYAAWDLAFHCVPLAMVDADFAKQQLILFLREWYMHPNGQLPAYEWSFGDVNPPVHAWACLQVYKMDKARNGHDDKVFLKRVFQKLLINFTWWVNRKDHQGNNVFEGGFLGLDNIGVFDRSSYIPGGGYLEQADGTAWMAMYCLNMLEMALILGEDDVAFEDVATKFFEHFTYIAASLNDISEHWTGSWDPVEGFFYDILALPNGEFIPMKIRSLVGLTTLFAVMELDREKLKKLPNFYYRLKWFQKYREANQEYLVIDDLEDHGNILLSLVPKDRLLRLLHALFDEKEFLSKGGIRSASKIHKNPYVVNIAGQEFGLTYEPGESTTGLFGGNSNWRGPVWMPMNYLIGHSLRAYAQHYGEDLKVEFPTGSDHWITLEQAADELSRRLVSIFQRDELGQRPVHGESNRYCTDPHFRDLLLFYEYFHGDTAHGLGASHQTGWTGLVAELIDKSMW
- a CDS encoding efflux RND transporter permease subunit, translated to MFSKFIQRPVLAIAISLAIIFLGILASMTMPISQFPQIAPPRVNIFIAYPGASADILVQSTLIPLERAINGVQGMQYIISDATSAGEATIQIVFEPDTDPNAAVVNVKTRVDQVMNNLPPLVQREGVIITPIQPSMLMYVNLYSTDKHADEKFLYNYANVKILPELQRISGMGRAQILGSRQYAMRIWLKPDRMRAYNVSTEEVMEAVSEQSVIGRPGRIGQSSGKKAQSLEFVLTYKGRFSKPEEYEDIIVRANPDGEVLKLHDIAEVELGSEFFDIYCNKDGYPSASIVLKQNFGSNASKVIEATKVKLKEMEADFPPGMAYEINYDVSKFVGASIEKVMHTLIEAFILVALVVFLFLGDWRSTLIPTLAVPVSLIGAFLFMQLFGLTINLITLFALVLAIGIVVDNAIVVVEAVHVKMETKHLSPFKAVKEVLHEISGAIIAITLIMTAVFVPVAFMTGPVGIFYRQFSITMASAIVLSGVVALTLTPILSAMILKNHYGKTRKKTPIDAFLNWFNRRFDKLTDRYERLLKLIVHRRLVTFLILVAFGLGIFWVNKSLPSGFIPNEDQGMIYAIIQTPPGSTLERTNQVSRELQKIAEEVEGIQSVSSLAGYEILTEGRGSNAGTCIINLKDWSERKNSVHDVMEELEEKTKNLGAVVEFFEPPAVPGYGSSDGFSLRLLNKNSTVDYQDFDKINNDFMDALRQRKELTGLFTFFAANYPQYELVIDNKLAMQKGVSIGKAMDNLDILIGSTYEQGFVRFGNFFKVYTQAAPEYRQLPSDVLNLFIKNDRDEMVPYSSFMSLRKTQGPNEITRFNLYTSSSIRGVPAAGFTSGDAITTIQEVAKETLPQGYDIAWEGLSYDEAKRGNEALYIFIIVVVFVYLVLAAQYESFIIPLAVIFSLPVGIFGSFVLLKVMGLSNDIYAQIGIIMLMGLLGKNAVLIVEFAVQKHLQGLSVLEAAIEGSKARFRPILMTSFAFIAGLIPLVRATGPGAIGNRTIGASALGGMLIGTIFGVIIVPGLYYIFGKMAEGRKLIKDEDENPLSEDLVEHWDETSTIKEFIKKIRTKDEKSDEE
- a CDS encoding YHS domain-containing (seleno)protein; protein product: MKTLLPSILVLGLVFNSLALLAQNNYNVNVDKKNLAVQGYDLVAYFEDHKPVKGSEEFTFKYETATYHFASKAHLNTFKKNPEKYLPEYGGFCAYGVSRGYAVGVDPDAWSIVDGKLYLNYSLKVQKTWSEDKPGYIKKADQNWPTVGKN
- a CDS encoding efflux RND transporter periplasmic adaptor subunit, producing the protein MKKFSLFFLLAVLSLVTSCQKKEHKIEEEATFLVTTPLRLDTLVLKDYVGQVRAFQHIEIRALEKGYLQNIYVDEGQFVPKGKLMFRIMPVIYQAEMQKAQAEVNFVQLEYQNTKSLADSNIVSKNELALAKAKVDMAKAELALSKAHLDFTEVRAPFDGIMDRFQVRLGSLLDEGEFLTTLSDNSKMWVYFNVPEAEYLDYATRAKSNNPLDVKLRMANNELFDQGGKVETIEADFDNETGNIAFRATFPNPKRILRHGETGNILMPVSLKNALLIPQKATFEILDKKFVYVVDKNSRVESRQITVGTELPHLYVVTSGLKEGEKVLIEGLRKVRNKQKIKHKVEPPRKVLAELNQLFAE
- a CDS encoding 2OG-Fe(II) oxygenase, coding for MKKELFSILETITGNGSFETSGVLSFVPPGLSIKGVGEVAFPLTTTQAKAIVAKARQAPFGKGSQTITDTSVRKVWEIDPAMVTIQNPAWTNVVLSILQMLREGLGLGDVEISASLYKLLLYEKGGFFLSHQDSEKEKGMFGTLVIGLPSVHEGGQLLVSFGGREKAIDFSSAKSFEIPFAAFFADCEHEIQPVTSGYRLCLTYNLLQKTKKSPIGVSDFSEQTKRLATFFKTNMAKIEEEWPKIILLDHQYTPANFSQASLKLHDRPRAAALLEAAEAAGMFAKLGLLTHYQSGELEIEYDSRRSRGRRWRGYDDDYDNEDLENGSMGEVYDEYSTLEHWAEDGIPGLGELSFELEDHIWSKTELGAGEPIEKAAEGFTGNAGMSMEYWYHYGAVVIWPQAAHFDILSEATGQVILDWLAYYTRNIKNTSIRPKKSIEQLLTQLSETINAGHKIKAADFSPFAHALVLLKDPTHLETAQALLVHGFSKIDVTAWLALARHFSPKALTGVFEEVGKAGKVKKMMQALKVLSAFEAEKKADFDKFVQQELAKLPERLQHIPLSKIEEDRYSLFEERKENILSIVSSLLHFGAYGKLEKSWTKDVLGLLIEPMPRKYANDILASALLKRDYTESELSKQLREICMADLEKRTAEKPMPPADFTRIIPQNADNSKNWTEILVPFLSSPTQSDYHYVANESLRKDMESTIKYSGADLRTETIAKGRPFTLRIIKTQASFERLLAEWIEDTGLLGKLKMR